A segment of the SAR324 cluster bacterium genome:
TTTTTATTTTGAGTCTGAACTGTCCGATGAAGGGTTCCCTGTCCAGGGGGTCAGACAATGATTGAGAGAGCCAGGCTTTGACCAGAAACACTTTACTGGTTTTCCAGAGAAACGCGTAGCGTTCACTGCCTCGGCCTGAGGTGGGATCGCTCACGCTGTAATCCCACTTTGCACCAGTGCGATTCAGGCCGTCAGCTATGAGGGCAATCGCTTTGGCTCCGGTGCTGACCATGACTTCCTGAATGGCAACAATATCACTCCCCTTCACGGTTTGGATGATGGTTTCCAGTTCCGAAACCTCCTTGGAAGGGGCTTTTCGATAGAGGGAACCGCCTAAATTCTGAATATTCCAACTCATGACGCTAATGGCGTCCGGCTGGCATTCCGCAAAGATATCCGTAGCAAAAAACAGCATCAACAGTAACAGCAGGCGAGTCATTCAAAACCCTCCCAGGTGTCGATCATCGTCAACAGTTGTTCCCGTTTTTTTAGAACCATGACGCTCAACAGGAACCGGTTGGCTTTGTACTGCACTTCAGCGGTGAGAACCTGATTGTTGAGTTTTCTGGCGCTTTCCTCCATGTCCCAAAGTTCCTCCCGTTTTGATAAGCCTTTTTCAACTCTTGAACGGATGATCTCCGTTCGTTTTTTCAGTAAATCCAGCTCGTTTTTCAGATATTCGAACTGTGATCGTGAAATCTGCATATTCTGCAAAAGTTTTGTGGCATCCGCGATGATCCCCTGGGTGTCTTTATTGAGTCGTTTCAG
Coding sequences within it:
- a CDS encoding endonuclease/exonuclease/phosphatase family protein, which translates into the protein MTRLLLLLMLFFATDIFAECQPDAISVMSWNIQNLGGSLYRKAPSKEVSELETIIQTVKGSDIVAIQEVMVSTGAKAIALIADGLNRTGAKWDYSVSDPTSGRGSERYAFLWKTSKVFLVKAWLSQSLSDPLDREPFIGQFRLKIKTILIFNLHAVPTAKCPACEIRQIHQEPALTPSGSIRILLGDFNLTASDEAFDGLKKLGLIARIDSKTSLKMKRTRSGVHLANEYDNILTDAPDVCAAGINDFTQAFSDFSEARKVSDHIPVFIRFNQ